One Rhodobacteraceae bacterium M385 genomic region harbors:
- the paaZ gene encoding phenylacetic acid degradation bifunctional protein PaaZ, with protein MVFSSAVAVLPRPIAEVLPNFTCSILSDRAKCYKNFRGGNIVQHVESFAKGVWIGPDAGARAIADASTGEVIAKAGRADLDVQGMIAYGREVGGPGLRAMDFHDRARMLKALALHLNKNKQRLYDLSFTTGATQADHGFDVDGGIGTLFVFASKGRREMPEGHVLIDGGFEQLGKTGAFGGQHIYTPKLGVALHINAFNFPVWGMLEKIAPALLAGVPSIVKPATATCHVTELCVRIMLDAGVLPDGALQLISGGVGDALDHMDAQDSVTFTGSAKTARMLRGHQGLLDRAVHFTAEQDSLNATILGPDAEPGSPEFDLFVKEITREMTTKAGQKCTAIRRILAPERLLQPLIEGLSARLSRVVVGDPRHEGVRMGPVVSADQREDVLEKAAIIASEAECVFEGEVAGDIEKGAFVSPKLFHCADPDAATAVHETEAFGPVSTLMGYRDLDHAVSLVNRGGGSLVASVITHDPAVAREVVTGIGAWHGRVYINDRDSMAEATGHGAPMPHLTHGGPGRAGGGEELGGIRAVKHYMQRVAVQGSPTMLTSVTGRWLPGAEKKPEAQHPFQVKFNELSLGRTLRTEPREITLEDVSHFAEFTGDTFYAHMDEAAAERNPFFPGRVAHGYLILSFAAGLFVEPAEGPVLANTGLDNLRFLKPVVPGDSIVVDLTVMDRKSRTEEYGEVRWHAAVTNQDGDAVAEYELLTMVAK; from the coding sequence ATGGTTTTTTCATCCGCTGTCGCGGTGCTGCCAAGGCCCATAGCGGAAGTCCTCCCAAACTTTACTTGCAGCATCCTGTCTGATCGCGCAAAGTGTTACAAGAATTTTCGGGGAGGAAATATTGTGCAACATGTTGAAAGTTTCGCAAAGGGCGTGTGGATCGGTCCAGATGCGGGCGCACGCGCAATCGCGGATGCCTCCACCGGGGAGGTGATCGCCAAGGCGGGCCGTGCGGATTTGGACGTGCAGGGCATGATCGCCTATGGCCGCGAAGTGGGCGGGCCAGGCCTGCGGGCGATGGATTTCCACGACCGGGCGCGGATGCTGAAGGCGCTGGCGCTTCATCTTAACAAGAACAAACAACGGCTCTACGACCTGTCGTTCACCACCGGTGCAACCCAAGCGGACCATGGATTTGACGTGGATGGCGGCATCGGCACGCTGTTTGTCTTCGCCTCCAAGGGGCGGCGGGAAATGCCGGAAGGTCATGTCCTGATTGACGGCGGGTTCGAGCAGTTGGGCAAGACCGGCGCTTTCGGCGGTCAGCACATCTACACGCCGAAACTGGGCGTCGCGTTGCACATCAACGCGTTCAACTTTCCCGTCTGGGGGATGTTGGAAAAGATTGCTCCGGCACTTCTGGCGGGCGTGCCTTCGATCGTGAAACCGGCCACGGCAACTTGCCACGTGACAGAGCTTTGTGTGAGAATCATGTTGGATGCGGGCGTCCTGCCCGATGGTGCGTTGCAGCTGATAAGCGGCGGTGTCGGTGATGCGTTGGACCATATGGATGCGCAAGATTCGGTGACTTTTACCGGCTCCGCCAAAACCGCGCGGATGTTGCGCGGGCATCAAGGCTTGCTGGACCGCGCCGTGCACTTCACGGCGGAACAAGACAGTCTAAACGCCACGATCCTTGGCCCAGATGCTGAGCCGGGTAGCCCTGAATTTGATCTCTTCGTGAAAGAGATCACCCGAGAGATGACCACGAAAGCGGGCCAGAAATGCACCGCCATTCGACGCATTTTGGCCCCCGAACGGCTTCTCCAGCCCCTGATCGAGGGGCTGTCGGCGCGGCTTTCCCGCGTTGTCGTGGGCGACCCGCGCCATGAGGGCGTTCGTATGGGGCCCGTCGTGTCGGCGGATCAACGTGAAGACGTGCTGGAAAAGGCCGCCATTATCGCCAGTGAAGCCGAATGCGTGTTCGAAGGCGAAGTTGCGGGCGACATCGAGAAGGGGGCCTTTGTGTCCCCCAAGCTGTTCCATTGCGCCGATCCTGATGCGGCCACGGCCGTCCACGAAACCGAAGCCTTTGGCCCGGTCTCGACCCTGATGGGGTACCGCGATCTGGATCATGCGGTGTCGCTGGTGAACCGGGGCGGCGGCAGCTTGGTGGCTTCCGTCATTACCCATGACCCTGCCGTGGCACGTGAAGTCGTGACGGGGATCGGCGCTTGGCATGGCCGTGTCTATATAAATGACCGTGACAGCATGGCCGAGGCCACAGGCCACGGCGCGCCGATGCCGCATCTGACCCACGGCGGGCCGGGGCGTGCCGGCGGCGGTGAGGAGCTGGGCGGTATCCGCGCGGTGAAACACTATATGCAGCGGGTGGCGGTCCAGGGCTCTCCCACAATGCTGACTTCGGTCACGGGGCGCTGGCTTCCCGGCGCTGAAAAGAAACCCGAGGCGCAGCACCCTTTCCAAGTGAAGTTCAACGAGTTGAGCCTAGGGCGCACTCTGCGTACCGAGCCGCGCGAGATTACCTTGGAAGACGTCTCGCATTTTGCGGAGTTCACCGGGGACACCTTCTATGCCCACATGGATGAGGCCGCAGCCGAGCGGAACCCGTTCTTTCCGGGCCGCGTCGCCCATGGCTACCTGATCCTCAGCTTTGCGGCGGGTCTGTTTGTGGAGCCCGCCGAGGGGCCAGTTCTGGCGAATACCGGGCTGGATAACTTGCGATTCCTGAAGCCTGTCGTGCCGGGGGACAGCATTGTTGTTGACCTTACGGTAATGGATAGGAAATCTCGGACGGAGGAGTATGGTGAGGTGCGCTGGCACGCAGCGGTCACCAATCAGGACGGCGATGCCGTTGCGGAATATGAGTTGTTAACGATGGTCGCGAAATGA
- the paaF gene encoding phenylacetate--CoA ligase produces MRDLTPSRDSLDAIEIASRDEISALQLDRLKWSLQHAYDNVPFYKAQFDAAGVHPTDLKSLKDLAKFPFTVKSDLRDNYPFNMFAVPREKIARIHASSGTTGKPTVVGYTDGDLDMWANMVARSLRAAGTKPGDMLHNAYGYGLFTGGLGAHYGAEKLGCTVVPVSGGMTARQVTLIEDFRPTTIMVTPSYMLNILEQYHRQGIDPRDCSLEVGVFGAEPWTNKMRAEVEAAFDMHAVDIYGLSEIMGPGVASECVETKDGLHIWEDNFYPEIIDPVTGEVVEDGEMGELVFTTLTKEGMPIIRYRTRDLTRLLPGTARSMRRMEKVTGRSDDMMILRGVNVFPTQIEEQVLTVEGLAPHYQIELLKEGQMDAMRVHVECLPEHSSAEAQAAHGATLKHRIKEVVGITAVVVVAEPGGVARSEGKAKRVIDNRS; encoded by the coding sequence ATGCGTGACCTCACCCCCTCTCGCGATTCTCTTGATGCGATTGAAATTGCGTCCCGTGATGAGATTTCGGCCCTGCAACTCGACCGGTTGAAGTGGTCCCTGCAGCACGCCTACGACAATGTGCCGTTCTACAAGGCACAGTTCGATGCGGCGGGCGTGCACCCCACGGACCTGAAATCCTTGAAGGATTTGGCGAAGTTCCCATTCACGGTGAAGTCGGACCTGCGAGACAACTACCCGTTCAACATGTTCGCCGTGCCCCGTGAGAAGATCGCGCGAATTCATGCGTCCTCCGGCACCACGGGCAAACCTACGGTCGTGGGCTACACCGATGGCGACCTTGATATGTGGGCCAATATGGTCGCGCGATCCCTACGGGCGGCGGGCACCAAACCCGGCGACATGCTGCACAACGCCTATGGGTACGGCCTGTTCACCGGCGGCCTAGGTGCCCATTACGGGGCCGAAAAGCTCGGCTGTACGGTCGTGCCCGTATCCGGCGGCATGACCGCGCGGCAGGTCACACTAATCGAGGATTTCCGTCCGACCACGATCATGGTGACACCGTCCTACATGCTTAACATTCTGGAGCAGTATCACCGCCAAGGCATCGACCCGCGCGATTGCTCATTGGAAGTGGGCGTCTTCGGGGCCGAGCCCTGGACCAACAAGATGCGCGCAGAGGTGGAAGCCGCTTTCGACATGCACGCCGTTGATATCTACGGTCTGTCGGAGATCATGGGCCCCGGCGTCGCCAGCGAATGCGTAGAAACCAAGGACGGGCTGCACATCTGGGAGGACAACTTCTACCCCGAGATCATCGACCCGGTCACCGGGGAAGTGGTCGAAGATGGCGAAATGGGGGAACTGGTTTTCACCACGCTCACAAAGGAAGGTATGCCGATCATCCGCTATCGCACGCGAGATTTGACCCGACTTTTGCCCGGCACTGCGCGGTCTATGCGGCGCATGGAAAAGGTGACAGGCCGCTCGGACGACATGATGATTCTGCGCGGGGTTAACGTGTTCCCCACCCAGATCGAAGAGCAGGTTCTAACGGTCGAGGGCCTTGCGCCCCACTATCAGATCGAGCTGCTGAAAGAAGGCCAAATGGACGCCATGCGTGTCCACGTTGAATGCCTGCCCGAGCATAGCAGCGCCGAGGCACAGGCCGCCCACGGGGCGACCTTAAAACACCGTATCAAGGAGGTTGTCGGCATCACCGCGGTCGTTGTTGTAGCAGAACCAGGCGGCGTCGCCCGCAGTGAAGGCAAGGCGAAGCGGGTGATCGACAACCGATCATAA
- a CDS encoding 2Fe-2S iron-sulfur cluster binding domain-containing protein, translated as MAKFIPLTVTHIHRTTADAVSLRLTPTDGSTLPFTQGQYLTFRQEIDGVELRRAYSISAGVTDGTLEVGIKKVRGGAFSTWANETLKVGDRIEALSPMGTFHTPLKPEARHHYIGFAIGSGITPILSILRSTLAVEPNSRFTLIYANRTARDVMFREELEDLKNENLTRLNIVHILKNDPTGIDLFTGRIDASKLDAMFAQWIDVETADAAFICGPESATETIADRLSHHGMAPEAIKYELFAAAQQGQLPQSALHDDSATTTTATIIVDGTAQDVDVAPGETILTAALRAGLDAPYACKAGVCSTCMCKVLDGDAQMITNHALEDYEVARGMVLSCQALPIGDKITVEYQDH; from the coding sequence ATGGCCAAATTCATCCCCCTCACCGTCACGCACATTCACCGCACCACCGCCGATGCGGTCTCTCTGCGACTAACCCCTACCGACGGCTCCACCCTGCCTTTCACCCAAGGCCAATACCTTACCTTCCGTCAGGAAATCGACGGCGTGGAATTGCGCCGCGCTTATTCCATCAGCGCCGGCGTCACCGATGGCACCTTGGAGGTTGGTATCAAGAAAGTGCGCGGCGGCGCCTTTTCCACTTGGGCAAACGAGACCCTCAAAGTCGGTGACCGGATTGAGGCGCTCTCCCCCATGGGCACCTTCCACACCCCCCTGAAACCCGAGGCTCGCCACCACTACATCGGCTTCGCCATCGGCTCTGGCATCACGCCTATCCTGTCGATCCTTCGTAGCACCCTCGCGGTCGAGCCCAACAGCCGCTTTACCCTGATCTACGCCAACCGGACCGCCCGCGATGTGATGTTCCGTGAGGAACTAGAGGACCTCAAGAATGAGAACCTCACCCGCCTCAACATCGTCCACATCCTCAAGAATGACCCCACCGGCATCGACCTGTTCACCGGCCGTATCGACGCCTCCAAACTGGACGCCATGTTCGCCCAATGGATCGACGTGGAAACCGCCGACGCCGCCTTCATCTGCGGGCCGGAATCTGCCACAGAAACCATCGCCGACCGCCTGTCACATCACGGCATGGCACCAGAGGCGATCAAATACGAACTCTTCGCCGCCGCGCAACAGGGGCAACTGCCTCAAAGCGCGCTACACGACGATAGCGCCACAACCACCACCGCCACGATCATCGTCGATGGCACGGCTCAAGACGTGGATGTTGCCCCCGGCGAAACCATCCTCACAGCCGCCCTGCGCGCGGGCCTCGATGCGCCCTACGCTTGCAAAGCGGGCGTCTGCTCAACCTGTATGTGCAAAGTCCTCGATGGCGACGCCCAGATGATCACCAACCACGCCCTCGAAGACTACGAAGTCGCCCGTGGTATGGTGCTTAGCTGCCAAGCCCTGCCAATCGGCGACAAGATAACTGTGGAATACCAAGATCACTAA
- the paaI gene encoding hydroxyphenylacetyl-CoA thioesterase PaaI, whose translation MTPKERATRSAAAMWEGDKASAWVGMEIAHVDEGEATLTLMIREEHCNGHGIGHGGVTFMLADSAFAFACNSRNVATVAQHNTISFLAPVRLGDTLTATAIETTLKGRSGITDVTVTNQSGEKIALFRGASRALGSALFEE comes from the coding sequence ATGACCCCGAAAGAGCGTGCAACCCGAAGCGCCGCCGCCATGTGGGAGGGCGACAAGGCCTCGGCCTGGGTCGGCATGGAGATTGCCCATGTCGATGAAGGCGAAGCGACCCTGACCCTTATGATTCGGGAAGAACATTGCAACGGGCACGGCATCGGCCACGGCGGCGTGACCTTTATGCTGGCCGACAGCGCCTTCGCCTTTGCCTGCAACTCTCGCAACGTCGCAACGGTGGCCCAACACAATACGATCAGCTTTCTCGCCCCGGTCCGCCTTGGCGATACGCTGACCGCCACCGCCATCGAGACGACCCTGAAGGGCCGCTCGGGCATCACTGACGTGACAGTCACCAACCAATCCGGCGAGAAGATCGCCCTGTTCCGAGGTGCGTCCCGCGCGCTCGGCTCTGCTTTGTTTGAGGAATAA
- the paaB gene encoding 1,2-phenylacetyl-CoA epoxidase subunit B — MKDKREWPLWEIFIRGQHGASHRHVGSLHAPDAEMAILNARDVYTRRKEGVSIWAVPASEIAASSPSKKGPMYDPAEDKAYRHPTFFNIPKEVGPM; from the coding sequence ATGAAAGATAAACGCGAATGGCCCCTGTGGGAGATTTTCATTCGGGGCCAACACGGCGCCTCGCATCGCCATGTGGGCTCTCTCCATGCGCCTGACGCCGAAATGGCGATCCTGAACGCCCGCGATGTCTATACCCGCCGCAAGGAAGGCGTCAGCATCTGGGCGGTGCCCGCCAGTGAAATCGCGGCCTCCAGCCCTTCCAAGAAGGGCCCGATGTATGATCCGGCGGAAGACAAGGCCTACCGCCACCCCACGTTCTTCAACATCCCCAAAGAAGTAGGGCCCATGTGA
- the paaA gene encoding 1,2-phenylacetyl-CoA epoxidase subunit A, protein MYAQMVKSEATSDDPEKLAAFQARIDAGEKIEPKDWMPEGYRKTLIRQIGQHAHSEIVGQLPEGNWITRAPTLERKAILLAKVQDEAGHGLYLYCAAETLGISRDEMTEMLLDGRMKYSSIFAYPTLTWADMGAVGWLVDGAAIMNQVPLQRTSFGPYARAMIRVCKEESFHQRQGFDIMMKMCAGTAAQKAMAQDALNRLWFPSLMMFGPSDAESTHSSQSMAWKIKMNSNDELRQKFVDQTAPQAEYLGLTIPDDTLSWNEEKGGYDFAEPDWDEFFDVLKGNGPCSTDRIATRQKAWDDGAWVREAMTAHADKKRSAKVAAE, encoded by the coding sequence ATGTACGCTCAAATGGTCAAATCCGAGGCAACCTCTGACGATCCGGAAAAGCTTGCCGCTTTTCAGGCACGCATCGATGCCGGCGAAAAGATTGAACCGAAAGATTGGATGCCCGAAGGCTACCGCAAAACACTGATCCGCCAGATCGGCCAGCATGCTCACTCCGAAATCGTCGGCCAATTGCCCGAGGGCAACTGGATCACCCGCGCCCCCACGCTGGAAAGGAAGGCGATCCTGCTGGCAAAGGTACAAGATGAGGCGGGCCACGGCCTCTACCTCTATTGCGCGGCTGAAACGCTGGGGATTTCCCGCGATGAGATGACCGAAATGCTGCTGGACGGACGGATGAAATACTCTTCCATCTTCGCCTATCCGACACTGACATGGGCCGACATGGGCGCGGTCGGCTGGCTTGTGGATGGCGCAGCGATCATGAACCAGGTTCCGCTTCAACGCACATCATTCGGGCCCTACGCCCGTGCGATGATCCGGGTCTGCAAAGAGGAATCTTTCCACCAGCGCCAGGGCTTCGACATCATGATGAAGATGTGCGCAGGCACGGCCGCGCAAAAGGCCATGGCCCAAGATGCCCTGAACCGCCTGTGGTTCCCTTCCCTGATGATGTTCGGCCCCTCGGACGCCGAAAGCACCCACTCCAGCCAGTCGATGGCATGGAAGATCAAGATGAACTCCAACGACGAGCTGCGCCAAAAGTTCGTGGATCAGACCGCGCCCCAAGCGGAATACCTTGGCCTGACGATCCCCGATGACACGCTGTCGTGGAACGAGGAGAAAGGCGGCTACGACTTCGCCGAACCCGATTGGGACGAATTCTTCGATGTTCTTAAAGGCAACGGCCCCTGCTCGACGGACCGCATCGCCACCCGCCAGAAAGCCTGGGACGACGGCGCCTGGGTCCGCGAAGCCATGACCGCCCACGCCGACAAGAAACGCTCCGCGAAAGTCGCGGCTGAGTGA
- the paaC gene encoding phenylacetate-CoA oxygenase subunit PaaC: METAENTALFEFLLRMGDTTLILGHRLSEWCGKAPILEEDIALANTALDFIGQTQLWLGLAAEVEGKGRSADDLAMLRDAWDFRCCLLVQQPNGDFGQTIMRQFLFDHWHLARLGSLKNSANDQISAIAAKAEKEVTYHAERSADLVIRLGDGTTESHDKMQGALDLLYPYVGELFVEDTTMPAVAPDPSPLRPAYDATIGAILTEATLTIPESRFAHQGGHTGARHSEHLGHLLTQMQWLQRAYPGASW; encoded by the coding sequence ATGGAGACAGCAGAAAACACCGCCCTGTTCGAGTTTCTTTTGCGGATGGGCGACACCACCCTTATCCTGGGTCATCGCCTGTCGGAATGGTGCGGTAAAGCCCCGATCCTCGAAGAAGATATCGCGCTTGCCAACACCGCTCTCGACTTCATCGGTCAAACCCAACTTTGGCTTGGCCTCGCAGCTGAGGTGGAAGGCAAGGGCCGCTCCGCCGATGATCTCGCCATGCTGCGCGACGCATGGGATTTCCGCTGCTGCCTTCTGGTGCAGCAGCCCAACGGCGACTTCGGCCAAACGATCATGCGGCAATTCCTGTTCGATCACTGGCACTTGGCACGCCTCGGCTCCCTGAAGAACAGCGCCAACGATCAAATCTCCGCCATTGCTGCCAAGGCCGAGAAGGAAGTCACCTACCACGCAGAACGTTCCGCCGATCTGGTGATCCGCTTGGGCGATGGCACGACCGAGAGCCACGACAAAATGCAAGGCGCGCTCGACCTGCTTTACCCCTATGTGGGTGAATTGTTCGTCGAAGATACCACCATGCCAGCTGTCGCGCCCGACCCCTCGCCCCTGCGCCCCGCCTATGACGCCACCATCGGCGCCATTCTAACCGAGGCCACCCTGACAATCCCCGAAAGCCGCTTCGCCCACCAAGGCGGCCACACAGGCGCGCGGCATTCCGAACATCTAGGTCACCTGCTGACGCAGATGCAGTGGTTGCAACGGGCCTATCCGGGCGCATCGTGGTGA
- a CDS encoding AraC family transcriptional regulator, translating into MVGLLSPPRVAKEPSPVGEVEKLVEYRTAHCSAHSEAASYHTNHPARVQFRFANPIMCRLTAGHKVMRVGGSEAFGFDVGDTMYVPPGVEIDIDLGAARPDAPIECDCFEIEAGRMGNLIGRLNESLSAKGQDLSVALNWNEFAVYRGEEAESLRLGSLMSMFRGERDLLADARIEARIDETVLALLHLRSSDLLTFEKMTDVDNGVMAAARLIRNNLDRQLSSDELARTACMSISTLHRQFQKHFGTSPRKFANQLRIAEAKRQLRASKGSIEGMAARLAFSDVSHFTRQFRSSVGETPAEYRRRRETGHIMQHWE; encoded by the coding sequence ATGGTTGGACTTCTAAGTCCGCCTCGTGTGGCGAAAGAACCATCGCCGGTTGGGGAGGTCGAAAAACTGGTAGAATACCGGACGGCCCATTGCAGCGCCCATTCGGAAGCTGCCAGCTATCACACCAATCACCCCGCTCGGGTGCAGTTTCGCTTTGCGAACCCGATCATGTGCCGCCTGACCGCCGGCCATAAGGTTATGCGCGTTGGCGGGAGCGAGGCCTTTGGCTTTGATGTCGGCGACACGATGTATGTCCCGCCTGGCGTTGAAATTGACATCGACCTCGGCGCCGCCCGCCCCGATGCCCCGATTGAATGCGACTGCTTCGAGATTGAAGCCGGGCGCATGGGCAACCTGATCGGGCGCTTGAACGAAAGCCTCTCGGCCAAGGGGCAGGATTTGTCCGTCGCCCTGAACTGGAACGAATTCGCCGTATATCGCGGAGAAGAAGCCGAAAGCCTGCGCCTTGGGTCGCTTATGTCGATGTTCCGGGGCGAAAGGGATCTGCTGGCCGATGCCCGCATCGAGGCGCGGATTGATGAAACCGTTTTGGCGCTTCTGCATCTACGCTCCTCGGATCTTCTGACGTTTGAGAAGATGACCGACGTGGATAATGGCGTGATGGCCGCCGCCCGCCTGATCCGCAACAACCTTGATCGCCAACTATCGTCCGACGAATTGGCCCGCACCGCTTGCATGAGCATCTCGACCCTGCATCGCCAGTTCCAGAAACACTTTGGCACCTCGCCTCGCAAATTCGCCAATCAACTCCGCATAGCCGAGGCCAAGCGCCAACTGCGCGCCTCTAAGGGCTCCATCGAAGGGATGGCCGCGCGGCTGGCGTTTTCAGACGTCAGCCACTTCACCCGCCAGTTCCGATCCAGCGTCGGAGAGACCCCGGCAGAGTACCGCCGCCGTCGCGAAACAGGTCATATAATGCAGCATTGGGAATGA
- a CDS encoding TRAP transporter small permease — MHRAFMSLSRLMAILGGIMLSAVILLTVFSVVMRVLDRLFHWMKDADVLAGLGQWMIDAGVGPILGTFELIEAGIGFVIFAFLPICQITGGHATVDIFTSQMSEGTNRVLRGVTEVIFAAVLVLIAVQLYGGMMGKLNSGQTTLELAFPVWYSYAIGLVGAVLAAAVSVYLAIIRLIEMTTGRVMLPADLGAEH; from the coding sequence ATGCATCGCGCCTTTATGTCTCTTTCCCGCTTGATGGCTATTCTTGGCGGGATCATGTTGTCTGCCGTCATTCTACTGACAGTTTTCTCTGTCGTTATGCGTGTCCTTGACCGCCTGTTTCATTGGATGAAAGACGCGGATGTCCTTGCTGGTTTGGGACAATGGATGATCGACGCGGGCGTTGGCCCGATCCTTGGAACGTTCGAGCTGATCGAGGCCGGCATCGGCTTTGTGATCTTCGCGTTTCTCCCAATTTGCCAGATCACCGGTGGGCACGCGACCGTGGATATTTTCACCTCGCAGATGTCCGAGGGCACCAACCGCGTTCTTCGCGGGGTGACAGAGGTGATCTTCGCTGCCGTTCTGGTGCTGATCGCAGTGCAGCTTTACGGCGGCATGATGGGGAAACTGAATTCGGGCCAGACCACTTTGGAACTGGCCTTCCCGGTTTGGTATTCCTACGCCATTGGCCTTGTAGGCGCGGTTTTGGCGGCCGCGGTCTCGGTCTATTTGGCAATTATCCGATTGATTGAAATGACGACGGGCCGCGTGATGCTCCCCGCTGATCTGGGAGCAGAGCATTGA
- the paaJ gene encoding phenylacetate-CoA oxygenase subunit PaaJ: MKPSTQQVWDWLDDVPDPEIPVISLVDLGVVRGVVWREDTLEVTLTPTYSGCPATAVIEMSVTEALHAKGIDNLSLKRQIAPPWTTDWLSEKGRAKLEEYGIAPPNPAGGPAHCPRCQSSAVERISQFGSTPCKAQWRCTECLEPFDYFKCI, translated from the coding sequence GTGAAGCCCTCTACCCAGCAAGTGTGGGACTGGCTGGACGACGTGCCAGACCCGGAGATTCCCGTGATCTCTCTGGTCGATCTTGGCGTCGTCCGGGGCGTTGTCTGGCGCGAGGACACCTTGGAAGTCACCCTGACCCCCACCTATTCAGGCTGCCCCGCCACTGCGGTGATCGAGATGTCGGTGACCGAGGCGCTTCACGCCAAAGGCATCGACAACCTCTCCCTCAAGCGCCAAATCGCGCCGCCTTGGACGACCGATTGGCTCTCTGAAAAAGGCCGCGCCAAGCTAGAGGAATACGGCATCGCCCCGCCAAATCCCGCCGGCGGTCCTGCCCATTGCCCCCGTTGCCAATCCTCAGCCGTCGAGCGCATCAGCCAATTCGGCTCCACCCCCTGCAAAGCCCAATGGCGCTGCACGGAATGCCTCGAACCCTTTGACTACTTTAAGTGCATATAA
- a CDS encoding TRAP transporter substrate-binding protein: MMNKTLMTALGTVAVGAMAASGAFAQEVTLRMHQFLPAQANVPTLVLDVWADQIEEASDGRISIERYPSMQLGGSPPELMDQAIDGVADIVWTVVGYTPGRFPSTEVFELPFMVADARAASCAYWTMYEESMQEEFSSVHLLGTWVHGPGLFHTADPVESPSDLEGMQIRGGSRLVNQLLEATGATPVGMPVPAVTEGLSRGVIDGTTIPWEVTASLRVAELVENHTEFEGNALYNLTFVLAMNNEAYDSMPADLQAIVDEHSGLEFSIFAGGTQADADGPARDIAVDLGNNIITIDEATAQAEWMPVVEPIYAAWVADLAENGMDGQALIDRANELMTGECAQ, translated from the coding sequence ATGATGAACAAAACACTTATGACAGCGCTTGGCACTGTTGCCGTGGGCGCGATGGCCGCGTCGGGCGCATTTGCCCAGGAAGTGACCTTGCGGATGCACCAATTCCTGCCCGCGCAGGCGAACGTGCCGACGCTGGTTCTGGACGTTTGGGCGGACCAGATCGAAGAAGCCTCTGACGGTCGTATCTCGATCGAGCGTTATCCCTCCATGCAGTTGGGTGGTTCCCCGCCAGAGCTGATGGACCAAGCGATCGACGGTGTTGCCGACATCGTTTGGACCGTGGTTGGCTACACGCCGGGCCGTTTCCCTTCGACCGAAGTTTTCGAACTGCCGTTCATGGTTGCCGATGCCCGTGCCGCGTCCTGCGCCTACTGGACGATGTATGAGGAAAGCATGCAGGAGGAATTCTCCTCTGTGCACCTTCTGGGTACCTGGGTTCACGGCCCTGGTCTGTTCCACACGGCAGATCCTGTCGAGAGCCCTTCTGACCTTGAAGGCATGCAGATCCGTGGCGGTTCCCGTCTGGTGAACCAATTGCTTGAAGCCACTGGTGCTACGCCGGTCGGGATGCCTGTACCTGCTGTGACCGAGGGGCTTTCGCGCGGTGTTATCGACGGTACAACGATCCCTTGGGAAGTTACCGCGTCCTTGCGTGTTGCTGAACTGGTCGAGAACCATACGGAGTTCGAGGGCAACGCGCTGTACAACCTGACCTTCGTTCTGGCGATGAACAACGAAGCCTATGACTCCATGCCTGCCGATCTTCAGGCAATCGTGGACGAGCATTCTGGCCTTGAGTTCTCGATCTTTGCCGGTGGTACGCAGGCTGACGCCGATGGTCCGGCGCGCGATATCGCGGTTGATTTGGGCAACAACATTATCACCATCGATGAGGCAACAGCCCAAGCCGAGTGGATGCCTGTCGTAGAGCCGATCTACGCGGCGTGGGTTGCTGATCTTGCCGAAAACGGCATGGACGGTCAGGCGTTGATCGACCGTGCAAATGAGCTGATGACTGGCGAATGCGCTCAGTAA